From the genome of bacterium:
TGAGCAAATGGAAATAGAATATTTTGTGCGTCCCGAAGAGGCAGACAAAAAATTAGAAGAGTGGATAGAATTAATGTTTAACTGGTATATTAATCTGGGAATTAATAAAGACCAATTACGCAAACGTCCACATGAAGCAAACGAATTGGCGCATTATGCCAAAGCGTGCACAGATATTGAATATCTTTTTCCGTTTGGCTGGAGTGAACTTGAGGGTATAGCCAACCGTACCGATTTCGACTTAAAACAACATTCCAAATTCAGCGGCAAAGACCTTCAATATTTTGATAACGTCAAAAAAGAGAAGTTTTTTCCTCATATCATTGAACCCTCAGGTGGTGTAGATAGAAGCGTATTGGCATTTCTGGTTGATGCTTATCATGAAGAGAAGGTCAAGGATAATTTACGTGTAGTTTTAAAACTACATAAAGATTTAGCACCCGTAAAAGTGGCAATTCTGCCGCTTTTAAGAAACCGCCCTGAAATAGTGAAGCTTGCAAAAGAAATAGCGCAAAACTTGAAGAAAATTCTTGTTACCGTTTATGACGATACCGGAGCCATAGGCAAACTTTACCGAAGACAAGACGAAGTCGGAACCCCTTTCTGCGTAACTGTAGATGTAGAATCACTGGAAGACAAACAAGTTACCGTTCGCGAGCGAGATACAATGCAACAGGAAAGAATAGATATAGATAAATTAAAAGAATATTTACAAAAGAAATTTGATGTTAATTGAGATTAAATACCATTCTTACCCTAAGGAAAAGATAGACAAAGCGTTTAAAGATTTACCGGAAATAAAAAAGTTAACAATAGTTAAAAAACGCCCGCCATTAAATCAATGGCGAGGCAGGGTTAATAACAGTTAATAATGCCCGCCTGCCAAATATTGTCGGGCAGGGTTGCAAAATAATAAGAGCAATGATATGGAACTTTTAAAATCTCAAAAAAATGAAATAT
Proteins encoded in this window:
- a CDS encoding glycine--tRNA ligase, whose amino-acid sequence is EQMEIEYFVRPEEADKKLEEWIELMFNWYINLGINKDQLRKRPHEANELAHYAKACTDIEYLFPFGWSELEGIANRTDFDLKQHSKFSGKDLQYFDNVKKEKFFPHIIEPSGGVDRSVLAFLVDAYHEEKVKDNLRVVLKLHKDLAPVKVAILPLLRNRPEIVKLAKEIAQNLKKILVTVYDDTGAIGKLYRRQDEVGTPFCVTVDVESLEDKQVTVRERDTMQQERIDIDKLKEYLQKKFDVN